The region ctctctctctctctctctctctctctcgctctccctctctctctttcggtacacacacacacacacacacacacacacacacacacacacaaacaacacaactcattcactcactcactcactcacacacatgcacgcactcacgtacgcatgcacacacgcacgcacgcacacacacatttcctcacTCTCATATGCGTTGTGTCCATTTTTTttgctccatttctctctctcattcataatgcttgactgactgactgactgacgtttTTGACTGGATTATTGACTGGAGTGTACCGCCGTGGTGTGTGCAGGggcggaagaggaaggagaaagagacgagTCTGGTGGACTCCCAGAAAGGACAGCTGACCAGCGGGGAGGAAAAGTGGAACAACGGTCAGTACACACTGCTGAGGCCATGAAGAGAgagataacgtgtgtgtgtgtgtgtgtgtgtgtgtgtgtgtgtgtgtgtgtgtgtgtgtgtgtcatcatatttgtctctggtgtgtgtgtgtgtggtgtatgtgtgtgtgtggcatcatgtttgtctgtggtgtggtgtgtgtgtgtgtttgtgtgtgtgtgtgatcctgtctgtgcgggatgtgtgtgtgagagagagagaggggggggggattaggcaTGCGATTGTGTggcatgtgtttgtatgcatgcgcgggcgtgtgcgtgggcgcgcgcgcatgtgtgtgtgtgtgtgtgcgcgtgtgtgtgtgcacgcatgcgcgcattAATATGATCATGGATGGTTAGGTCCGCGTGCAAGCTTCTACAATAGTTATTCTACTCATAAATCTCGTCACACCATCGATACACATGCACAGGCCGAATGTCCAACATGGAAAACTGTTGggacaaacagtaatacaatgcagtgcaataaaatgcagtacaatacaacatattACATTTTGATACAATGTAGTACAATATACAGTCCAATGCAATATAgtaaatacaatgcagtacagtatagtacaatacagtacaatacaatacaatacaacacgaccgTCTCCTGATAAAAGAACCCTCCCACTATGACTCTGTCTGCccaacagagggagagaaaggcggCAACACGGAGTTCTCGCGCCTGCCCACCAAGTCGCCCACGGACTCTGTGGGATCCTCGGACACCAACAAGACGCCCCGTCCCTCCTCGGGCAAGCGGCCCATCTCGCCCCCGGGCCGCGCCGTGAAGATCGTGCCGCTGGACGTGCGCGCCCTGCACAACCAGCCCGCCAAGAACGAGCCGGTGGTCCTggacgacgacagcgacgacgaggacgacgacgatctCGACGAGAAGAACATCACGGTGCCTCTGACCATCACCATGGTGGTCATCGGCGGCTACATCTTCGGCGGGGCCGTGCTGTTCGGGCTGTGGGAGGGCTGGGACTGGCTGCAGTCCGCCTACTTCTGCTTCATCACGCTCTCCACCATCGGCTTTGGGGACGTGGTGCCGGGCACGGACTTTGAGAACTCGCAGGCGCAGGCTCAGTTGATGCTTGGGTCCATCTACGTGCTGTTCGGCATGGCCATCCTGTCCATGTGCTTCACGCTCATGCAGGATGAGATCATCGCCAAGTGCCGCTGGATCGGGCAGAAGCTGGGCATCCTGGACAAGTCCGAGGAGTGAGGGGAACGCGGGGCCAGGGCGTCTGTCGCTCCGGCTGGTTGCTGCTGCCTGAGAGCCTGCGGCTGTCCCCGTctgctgtctttgctgctgtggggggttggggaggggttagTTCTGCAGAGGGCGGATTGCACTGAGCTGTATGGTTTGTATCTTGTTGGTAGTGTTCAGCTGAGTGTTAGGACGGGTTTTTAACACAAGGCGCAGGCAGCGGTGTTTGTTTTACGAATTGATGAGGATCGCTCTGCTCCCCCTAGTCTTTGGTTgtattgtcgtgtgtgtgtgtgtgtgtgtgtgtgtgtgtgtgtaattacataTATATAGCTGATTTTTATCGTATTCGTAGCTGTTGATGAAGGGTGAAAATAACAATGAGGGAAAGGTCCCAGTCAGTTATTGTccttggggatggggagggggtgatagAGGGGGTAATTATAAAATTGATAATTGGTCAATCAGAAGAGAAATACTTTCAGTCCGGCTTTGATTCTTCGgtgtcttttcttcctgaattgtAAACGAGAAGTTACGAAAGAAAAGATGCGACACgatcatgtgtgtgcgtttgcgtgtgtttgtgtgcatgcacgcacgcacgcgtgtgagcgtgtgtcagtgtctatgtgTTAAACTTGCTTACGACTGAGTTTCCGCGT is a window of Babylonia areolata isolate BAREFJ2019XMU chromosome 5, ASM4173473v1, whole genome shotgun sequence DNA encoding:
- the LOC143282475 gene encoding potassium channel subfamily K member 18-like, producing the protein MGTKSDGSFCKKFAKFLFSHIGLSAMVVLYCVAGGFIFEHLEKNNEEQICFESRSEYEPMESKTINSTMQVFTQYGNVVTESTRDLMVVQIRSILETFRSNTLAIGYDGRDCNAYGQEGGPTYSWSWAGGLMFSVTVVSTIGYGHIAPKTVWGRLVCIAYAVLGIPLMLLCLANIGDVLADIFRFIYSKICCCGCCKGRKRKEKETSLVDSQKGQLTSGEEKWNNEGEKGGNTEFSRLPTKSPTDSVGSSDTNKTPRPSSGKRPISPPGRAVKIVPLDVRALHNQPAKNEPVVLDDDSDDEDDDDLDEKNITVPLTITMVVIGGYIFGGAVLFGLWEGWDWLQSAYFCFITLSTIGFGDVVPGTDFENSQAQAQLMLGSIYVLFGMAILSMCFTLMQDEIIAKCRWIGQKLGILDKSEE